A genomic stretch from Helianthus annuus cultivar XRQ/B chromosome 1, HanXRQr2.0-SUNRISE, whole genome shotgun sequence includes:
- the LOC110866398 gene encoding glutathione S-transferase T3-like, which produces MNPFNRGFIPPRSSGNPTRPVAPVPTRPNPFGSGFLDYNQQSPGFMNLLNQPLSWDPNLYGWNPSQNMDGMGSSQAFGSAQAFGSPLREPDVVPETQPEVPDTQPETQKGKGKAKRAHKKKVETNTRTKKNVQTWEPEEEYALTRAFIDVSEDPVIANNQSKTVFWNRVREIFFELMGRGEYRLPDSISGKWTDINKRCTNFQTVYQRLYSGWKSGSSDEDITQEALVEYTEANGHFPYMKCWQILRHSPKWAVVTTPSGRSGNTRPSKRSKTNESGEPETPTSDARNIGLDEDIPDDEPVEELPRPPGRKSRPKKPESSSMSMGTDMSHAFSEINKRLQDIHELGNKRLEENEKVTEIMRDRQWANDFDFYSKPHDHLTGKALKMALAQKERIEKKYNL; this is translated from the exons ATGAATCCATTCAACCGGGGCTTCATTCCTCCGCGATCTAGTGGCAATCCTACTCGTCCCGTGGCACCGGTTCCCACTAGACCCAATCCTTTCGGCTCCGGTTTTCTCGACTACAATCAACAAAGTCCCGGGTTCATGAATCTTTTGAACCAACCGCTATCATGGGACCCTAATCTCTACGGGTGGAACCCAAGTCAAAACATGGATGGGATGGGGTCGTCTCAAGCGTTTGGGTCGGCTCAAGCGTTCGGCTCCCCACTACGCGAACCCGATGTTGttccggagacgcaacccgaggTACCGGATACGCAACCGGAGAcgcaaaaaggaaaaggaaaagcaaAACGGGCACATAAAAAGAAAGTTGAAACCAACACCCGAACGAAAAAAAATGTGCAAACGTGGGAGCCCGAAGAGGAGTATGCGTTAACCCGCGCTTTCATCGATGTTTCGGAGGACCCGGTCATag caaacaatcaaagtaaaaCCGTATTTTGGAACCGAGTACGAGAAATCTTTTTCGAGCTCATGGGTAGGGGAGAATACCGCCTACCGGACTCTATATCGGGGAAGTGGACCGATATAAACAAGAGgtgcacaaactttcaaaccgtgTACCAACGCTTGTATTCCGGATGGAAAAGTGGAAGTAGCGATGAAGACATTACGCAAGAGGCATTGGTCGAGTATACGGAGGCTAATGGCCATTTCCCGTACATGAAGTGTTGGCAAATCCTTCGCCATAGCCCCAAATGGGCCGTCGTAACTACTCCTAGTGGTCGTTCGGGAAATACACGGCCATCAAAGAGGTCCAAAACAAACGAGTCCGGTGAACCCGAAACGCCAACCTCCGACGCTCGAAACATCGGCTTGGACGAGGATATTCCGGATGACGAGCCGGTGGAGGAGCTACCAAGACCGCCCGGAAGAAAAAGCCGGCCGAAAAAACCCGAGTCCTCGTCGATGTCTATGGGAACGGATATGAGTCACGCATTTTCGGAGATAAACAAGCGGCTTCAAGACATACACGAACTCGGTAACAAACGTTTGGAGGAGAACGAAAAAGTTACGGAGATTATGCGGGATCGACAATGGGCTAACGACTTTGACTTCTACTCCAAACCGCATGACCACTTAACGGGAAAAGCTTTGAAAATGGCGTTGGCTCAAAAGGAGcggattgaaaaaaaatataatctttga